In Vibrio sp. JC009, a single window of DNA contains:
- a CDS encoding 3-keto-5-aminohexanoate cleavage protein — protein sequence MSLANKRILTVACTGAWPKKDMFPDVPVTPREEADEIIACHAAGASIAHIHVRDDNQNATMDIAKFQETVNYVREAECDIVINLTTSGGLGIEDEIRMLPFQELRPEIATFDAGTMNWAHTTVFENTPVFLGKLAKEMPLVGVTPEIEIFDIGMIHNVLFYRNSIEKANAKAREAGEPEAHNPFIRPHFQFVLGAPGGSPAEVHILLQMLDEVRRHWGDNFTWGGLGIGRGHLPIINACIALGGHIRVGMEDNVYYRRGQLAKSNVEFVERTKRMLECNDLEIATPDEARQILNLNKSNFPSWKSYE from the coding sequence ATGTCTCTTGCAAATAAACGTATTCTTACCGTTGCTTGTACTGGTGCCTGGCCAAAGAAAGATATGTTCCCTGATGTGCCGGTAACGCCACGTGAAGAAGCAGATGAAATCATTGCGTGTCATGCTGCAGGTGCATCGATTGCTCATATTCATGTACGTGATGATAATCAAAACGCCACTATGGATATCGCTAAGTTTCAGGAAACTGTGAACTATGTTCGTGAAGCTGAATGTGACATCGTAATCAACCTGACTACTTCCGGTGGTCTGGGTATCGAAGATGAAATCCGTATGCTGCCATTCCAGGAGCTTCGCCCTGAAATCGCAACCTTCGATGCAGGTACAATGAACTGGGCACACACAACAGTATTTGAAAATACACCTGTGTTCCTGGGCAAACTGGCTAAAGAGATGCCTCTGGTTGGCGTTACTCCTGAAATCGAAATCTTCGATATCGGTATGATTCACAACGTGCTGTTCTACCGCAACTCGATTGAAAAGGCGAATGCGAAAGCACGCGAAGCGGGTGAGCCTGAAGCGCATAACCCATTCATCCGTCCTCACTTCCAGTTTGTATTGGGCGCACCGGGTGGTTCTCCGGCTGAAGTTCATATTCTTCTTCAGATGCTTGATGAAGTACGTCGTCACTGGGGTGATAACTTTACCTGGGGTGGTCTGGGTATCGGCCGTGGTCACCTTCCGATCATCAACGCATGTATCGCACTTGGCGGTCATATCCGTGTGGGTATGGAAGACAACGTTTACTACCGTCGCGGTCAATTAGCTAAGTCTAACGTTGAGTTTGTTGAGCGTACTAAGCGTATGCTTGAGTGCAACGACCTTGAAATTGCAACTCCGGATGAAGCTCGTCAGATCCTGAATCTGAATAAGTCGAACTTCCCAAGCTGGAAAAGCTACGAGTAA